From Musa acuminata AAA Group cultivar baxijiao chromosome BXJ3-8, Cavendish_Baxijiao_AAA, whole genome shotgun sequence, one genomic window encodes:
- the LOC135644792 gene encoding jacalin-related lectin 19-like, producing MAGEIKVGLWGGNGGSEWDMGPADRIINIEIRAIDAIDAIAITFTRNGQTETKYYGGPLGITYEIPLQEDEYLVGVEGSVDTILETTLVRNLTLRTNKESYGPFGTSGGKPFSLPVAAGKIIGFFGREGVVIDAIGVYLAPN from the exons ATG GCGGGAGAGATCAAGGTGGGGCTGTGGGGTGGCAACGGAGGGTCTGAATGGGACATGGGGCCTGCCGACCGCATCATCAACATCGAGATTCGCGCCATAGACGCCATCGACGCCATCGCGATCACCTTCACCCGTAATGGTCAGACGGAGACCAAGTACTACGGCGGCCCCCTTGGCATTACCTACGAG ATTCCTCTGCAAGAGGACGAGTATCTTGTGGGCGTCGAGGGGTCTGTGGATACGATATTGGAAACCACTCTGGTGAGGAACCTGACGCTGAGGACCAACAAGGAAAGCTATGGACCTTTCGGCACCAGTGGCGGAAAACCTTTCTCTCTTCCTGTAGCCGCCGGCAAGATCATTGGCTTCTTTGGACGTGAGGGCGTCGTGATTGATGCCATCGGAGTTTACCTGGCACCAAACTAG